One genomic window of Candidatus Effluviviaceae Genus I sp. includes the following:
- a CDS encoding 4Fe-4S binding protein — MGAAVSVPEITVGLSSCGVAAGAADVHAALAREIEARRIGARLRRTGCVGMCYREPIVDVALPGGARCTYGGVKPEHAARIIEEHVIGGRPVAELLVRAEDRTLPDEAYYARQVRLVLRNCGVIDPESIDEYVAAGGYDALAKAVRAMTPEQVIAEVKDSGLRGRGGAGFPTGMKWELARKAPGTKKFVIVNADEGDPGAFMDRSVLEGDPHSVLEGLAVAAYAIGADEGTIYVRAEYPLAVKRLAIAIADAEKRGFLGERVLGTGHSLHVHIKEGAGAFVCGEETALIASVEGRRGMPRIRPPYPAAKGLWGRPTNINNVETYANVPWIIAHGAAAFAAYGTEKSKGTKVFALAGKIARGGLVEVPMGITLREVINDVGGGVPGGHAFKAVQLGGPSGGCIPEEFIDIPVDYESVVQTGAIMGSGGMVVMDDRTCMVDIARFFLNFTQDESCGKCTFCRIGTKRMLEILNRICEGNGREGDVERLQELGEKIVSSSLCGLGQSAPNPVLTTIKYFRAEYDAHIRDRKCPALACRPLLTWEVDAAACTGCTLCARACPAGAVTGERKKPHSINQDLCTKCDACRQVCRFDAITVR; from the coding sequence ATGGGAGCGGCAGTGTCGGTTCCGGAGATCACCGTCGGGCTGTCGAGCTGCGGCGTGGCCGCCGGCGCGGCGGACGTGCACGCGGCGCTCGCGCGCGAGATCGAGGCGCGCCGCATCGGGGCGCGGCTGCGGCGCACGGGGTGCGTCGGGATGTGCTACCGGGAGCCGATCGTGGACGTCGCGCTCCCGGGCGGGGCCCGCTGCACCTACGGCGGCGTGAAGCCCGAGCACGCCGCGCGCATCATCGAGGAACACGTGATCGGCGGTCGCCCGGTCGCGGAGCTCCTCGTGCGCGCGGAGGACCGGACGCTTCCCGACGAGGCGTACTACGCGCGGCAGGTCAGGCTCGTGCTCCGCAACTGCGGGGTCATCGACCCCGAGTCCATCGACGAGTACGTCGCCGCCGGCGGCTACGACGCCCTGGCGAAGGCCGTCCGCGCGATGACCCCGGAGCAGGTCATCGCCGAGGTGAAGGACTCCGGGCTGCGCGGGCGGGGCGGCGCGGGGTTTCCGACCGGGATGAAGTGGGAGCTGGCGCGCAAGGCGCCGGGAACGAAGAAGTTCGTCATCGTGAACGCGGACGAGGGCGACCCCGGGGCGTTCATGGACCGGAGCGTCCTCGAGGGCGACCCGCACTCCGTGCTCGAGGGGCTTGCCGTCGCCGCGTACGCCATCGGGGCGGACGAGGGCACCATCTACGTTCGCGCGGAGTACCCCCTCGCCGTCAAGCGCCTCGCGATCGCCATCGCCGACGCCGAGAAGCGCGGGTTCCTCGGCGAGCGCGTCCTCGGCACCGGGCACTCCCTTCACGTGCACATCAAGGAAGGCGCGGGCGCCTTCGTCTGCGGCGAGGAGACGGCGCTCATCGCGTCGGTCGAGGGCAGACGCGGCATGCCCCGGATCCGTCCGCCGTACCCCGCGGCCAAGGGCCTGTGGGGACGGCCGACGAACATCAACAACGTCGAGACGTACGCGAACGTGCCGTGGATCATCGCGCACGGCGCCGCGGCGTTCGCCGCGTACGGCACCGAGAAGAGCAAGGGCACGAAGGTCTTCGCGCTGGCCGGGAAGATCGCCCGCGGCGGGCTCGTCGAGGTCCCGATGGGCATCACGCTGCGCGAGGTCATCAACGACGTGGGCGGCGGCGTGCCGGGCGGCCACGCGTTCAAGGCCGTGCAGCTCGGCGGGCCGTCGGGCGGGTGCATCCCCGAGGAGTTCATCGACATCCCCGTGGACTACGAGTCGGTCGTGCAGACCGGCGCCATCATGGGCTCCGGCGGCATGGTCGTCATGGACGACCGGACCTGCATGGTGGACATCGCGCGGTTCTTCCTCAACTTCACGCAGGACGAGAGCTGCGGCAAGTGCACGTTCTGCCGGATCGGCACGAAGCGCATGCTCGAGATCCTGAACAGGATCTGCGAGGGCAACGGCCGCGAGGGCGACGTCGAGCGGCTCCAGGAGCTCGGGGAGAAGATCGTGTCGTCGTCGCTGTGCGGCCTCGGGCAGTCGGCGCCGAACCCGGTGCTCACGACCATCAAGTACTTCCGCGCTGAGTACGACGCGCACATCCGGGACAGGAAGTGCCCGGCGCTCGCCTGCCGCCCGCTTCTCACCTGGGAGGTGGACGCGGCCGCGTGCACGGGCTGCACGCTCTGCGCGCGCGCCTGCCCGGCCGGGGCCGTCACGGGCGAGCGGAAGAAGCCGCACTCCATCAACCAGGACCTCTGCACGAAGTGCGACGCCTGCCGGCAGGTCTGCCGGTTCGACGCGATCACCGTGCGCTGA
- a CDS encoding 2-oxoacid:acceptor oxidoreductase family protein has translation MLAGRLLAEAATVHEGRNAVQTESYGPEARGGKSKTDVVISDEEIDYPKATRVDVLLAMTQAALDEYGPSLREGGTLLVDSYLVERIESPDAVRIPFTKLAIDGCGRALFANVIALGAVAEVTGVVAWDSIRSAVLARVPKGTEAANEKALSLGRDAVIELRRGGSRG, from the coding sequence ATGCTCGCCGGGCGGCTTCTGGCCGAGGCCGCGACGGTCCACGAGGGCCGGAACGCCGTGCAGACGGAGAGCTACGGCCCGGAGGCGCGCGGCGGGAAGAGCAAGACCGACGTCGTGATCTCCGACGAGGAGATCGACTACCCGAAGGCGACGCGCGTGGACGTTCTGCTCGCGATGACGCAGGCCGCGCTCGACGAGTACGGGCCGAGCCTCAGGGAAGGCGGAACGCTGCTCGTGGACTCCTACCTCGTCGAGCGCATCGAGTCCCCGGACGCCGTGCGGATCCCGTTCACGAAGCTGGCCATCGACGGCTGCGGGCGCGCGCTCTTCGCCAACGTCATCGCGCTCGGCGCCGTCGCCGAGGTCACGGGCGTCGTCGCGTGGGACTCCATCCGAAGCGCGGTGCTCGCGCGCGTGCCGAAGGGCACCGAGGCCGCGAACGAGAAGGCGCTCTCGCTCGGCAGGGACGCGGTCATCGAGCTCAGGCGGGGGGGAAGCCGTGGATAG
- a CDS encoding 2-oxoacid:ferredoxin oxidoreductase subunit beta: MSQVMETVRTYLRSNKKLPTVWCAGCGLGIVMGAMIRAIARMGVEKNDLAVVSGIGCTGRLPAYVDFNTLHTTHGRALAFATGLKLAKPKLRVITVMGDGDAVAIGGNHFIHSCRRNIDMTAIVVNNAIYGMTGGQYSPTTPHGRRGTTAPYGNVEHDFDVAGLAVGAGATFVARSSVYHVRELDKLIERAMRHKGFSVVEVVANCYTSYGRLNKLTSPVAMLQAMKEGSVTVAEAAKMSPAELEGKFVRGVIQERELPEFITVYDALAEKLAATPEVVAGVRRTLETYDETAYRLKAYRKKA, encoded by the coding sequence TGTGGTGCGCGGGGTGCGGGCTCGGCATCGTGATGGGCGCGATGATCCGCGCCATCGCGAGGATGGGCGTCGAGAAGAACGACCTCGCCGTCGTCTCGGGCATCGGGTGCACGGGGCGGCTTCCGGCCTACGTGGACTTCAACACGCTCCACACGACCCACGGGCGCGCCCTGGCGTTCGCCACCGGGCTCAAGCTCGCGAAGCCCAAGCTCCGCGTGATCACCGTCATGGGGGACGGCGACGCGGTGGCCATCGGCGGGAACCACTTCATCCACTCCTGCCGTCGCAACATCGACATGACCGCGATCGTCGTGAACAACGCCATCTACGGGATGACCGGGGGGCAGTACTCGCCGACGACCCCGCACGGAAGGCGCGGGACGACCGCGCCGTACGGCAACGTCGAGCACGACTTCGACGTCGCCGGCCTCGCGGTCGGCGCGGGTGCCACCTTCGTCGCCAGGAGCTCCGTCTACCACGTCCGCGAGCTGGACAAGCTCATTGAGCGGGCGATGCGTCACAAGGGCTTCTCGGTCGTCGAGGTCGTGGCGAACTGCTACACGAGCTACGGGCGGCTCAACAAGCTCACGTCGCCGGTGGCGATGCTGCAGGCGATGAAGGAGGGCTCGGTCACCGTGGCCGAGGCGGCGAAGATGTCGCCCGCCGAGCTCGAAGGCAAGTTCGTGCGCGGCGTGATCCAGGAGCGGGAGCTCCCGGAGTTCATCACGGTCTACGACGCGCTCGCCGAGAAGCTGGCGGCGACCCCCGAGGTCGTCGCGGGCGTCCGGCGGACCCTCGAGACGTACGACGAGACGGCGTACCGGCTGAAGGCGTACCGCAAGAAGGCGTAG
- a CDS encoding nucleoside-diphosphate kinase has protein sequence MVVKPHAVREGATGEVLAMVERAGFTIVGIAMRRLTREEAAVMYDVHAGKHFFDGLVALICSGPAVAVMLEAPDAVAALRRLVGATDPAEAAPGTIRAKHGKSKSENAVHASDSPERVAHESAIYFGDCPRTVMP, from the coding sequence ATGGTCGTCAAGCCGCACGCGGTGCGCGAGGGCGCGACGGGAGAGGTGCTCGCGATGGTGGAGCGCGCCGGCTTCACGATCGTCGGGATCGCCATGCGCCGGCTGACGCGCGAGGAAGCGGCCGTGATGTACGACGTCCACGCGGGCAAGCACTTCTTCGACGGTCTCGTCGCGCTCATCTGCTCCGGCCCCGCCGTCGCGGTGATGCTCGAGGCCCCCGACGCCGTTGCGGCGCTGCGCAGGCTCGTGGGCGCCACCGACCCGGCCGAGGCGGCGCCGGGGACGATCCGCGCGAAGCACGGGAAGAGCAAGAGCGAGAATGCCGTCCACGCGTCCGACTCGCCCGAGCGGGTCGCGCACGAGTCGGCGATCTACTTCGGGGACTGCCCGCGGACGGTCATGCCGTAG
- a CDS encoding ketoacyl-ACP synthase III, whose amino-acid sequence MTDSAKRATIVGLGTYVPPRVVTNDDFSKTVETSDEWITQMTGIKERHFVDGDTASSDLAALAGKVALERAGVDPPDVDMVLVATSTPDMFFPCTACLAQDKVGAKNAFAYDVSAGCSGFIYGLVIAHQFIAAGTIETALVIGAETLSRFADMTDRNTCVLFGDGAGAAVVQGCDAPRGLLAYHLGGDGKLGDLLKFPAGGTKMPASHETVDARLHYIKMNGRQVYANAVKAMSDSTLRVLEKAGLSGADVDLFFPHQANIRIMEAVAERARLPMEKVFVNIDRYGNTSAASIPIALDEAVTQGRLTEGMLIGMVAFGTGFTWGAALMRW is encoded by the coding sequence ATGACAGATAGCGCGAAGCGCGCGACCATCGTCGGGCTCGGGACGTACGTCCCGCCGAGGGTGGTGACCAACGACGACTTCTCGAAGACGGTCGAGACGTCGGACGAGTGGATCACGCAGATGACCGGCATCAAGGAGCGGCACTTCGTCGATGGGGACACCGCGTCGTCGGACCTCGCGGCGCTCGCGGGGAAGGTCGCGCTCGAGCGGGCGGGCGTGGACCCGCCGGACGTGGACATGGTGCTCGTCGCGACCTCGACGCCGGACATGTTCTTCCCCTGCACGGCGTGCCTCGCGCAGGACAAGGTGGGCGCGAAGAACGCGTTCGCCTACGACGTCTCGGCCGGGTGCTCCGGGTTCATCTACGGCCTCGTCATCGCCCACCAGTTCATCGCCGCCGGCACCATCGAGACGGCGCTCGTGATCGGCGCCGAGACGCTCTCGAGGTTCGCGGACATGACCGACCGGAACACGTGCGTCCTCTTCGGCGACGGCGCAGGGGCGGCCGTGGTGCAGGGTTGCGACGCCCCGAGGGGGCTCCTCGCATACCACCTGGGCGGCGACGGGAAGCTCGGCGACCTCCTCAAGTTCCCGGCGGGCGGCACGAAGATGCCGGCGTCCCACGAGACCGTGGACGCGCGACTGCACTACATCAAGATGAACGGTCGGCAGGTCTACGCGAACGCCGTGAAGGCGATGAGCGACTCGACGCTGCGCGTGCTCGAGAAGGCGGGTCTCTCCGGCGCGGACGTTGACCTCTTCTTCCCGCACCAGGCGAACATCCGCATCATGGAGGCGGTCGCCGAGCGCGCGCGCCTGCCCATGGAGAAGGTCTTCGTCAACATCGACCGGTACGGCAACACGTCGGCGGCGTCCATCCCGATCGCGCTCGACGAGGCCGTGACGCAGGGCAGGCTCACGGAGGGCATGCTCATCGGGATGGTCGCGTTCGGCACCGGTTTCACCTGGGGCGCCGCGCTCATGCGCTGGTAG
- the plsX gene encoding phosphate acyltransferase PlsX: protein MRVAVDAMGGDSAPAVEVEGAVAAARGAAGALEVVLVGRRAAIDAELERQGAAGLPVSVVDAPDVIAMDESPAAAVRRKRGASIVVAADLHKRGEVDGVVSAGNTGAVVAATLLALGKLPGVRRPAIASLFPTVKDPVLVLDVGASLDSRPTDLLDFALMGEVFARHVLGRDRPRIGLMNIGEEQTKGGEVILEANRLLSESPLHFIGNVQGRGLLRGEADVVVCDGFVGNIMLKLTEGVIDLLAGVLTGELRDGVIRALAKQLDYAEYGGAPLLGVNGVVIIAHGSSSAKAIRNAVDVAARFVDIDLDGKIVDSIGKVAAGDDR from the coding sequence GTGAGGGTGGCGGTTGACGCCATGGGCGGAGACAGCGCCCCCGCCGTGGAGGTGGAGGGCGCGGTCGCCGCGGCGCGTGGCGCCGCGGGCGCCCTCGAGGTCGTCCTCGTCGGTCGCCGCGCCGCCATCGATGCGGAGCTTGAGCGCCAGGGGGCCGCGGGGCTGCCCGTCTCGGTCGTGGACGCGCCCGACGTCATCGCGATGGACGAGTCGCCGGCCGCGGCCGTCCGCCGCAAGCGCGGCGCGTCCATTGTCGTGGCCGCCGACCTGCACAAGCGCGGCGAGGTCGACGGCGTCGTGAGCGCCGGGAACACCGGCGCCGTCGTGGCCGCGACGCTCCTGGCCCTCGGGAAGCTCCCCGGGGTCCGCCGCCCCGCCATCGCCAGCCTCTTTCCGACCGTCAAAGACCCGGTCCTCGTGCTGGACGTGGGCGCGAGCCTCGACTCGCGTCCGACCGACCTTCTGGACTTCGCGCTCATGGGCGAGGTCTTCGCCCGACACGTGCTCGGCCGCGACCGCCCGCGCATCGGCCTCATGAACATCGGAGAGGAGCAGACGAAGGGCGGCGAGGTCATTCTCGAGGCCAACAGGCTCCTGTCGGAGAGCCCGCTCCACTTCATCGGCAACGTCCAGGGCAGGGGGCTCCTGCGCGGCGAGGCCGACGTCGTCGTGTGCGACGGGTTCGTCGGCAACATCATGCTCAAGCTCACCGAGGGCGTGATCGACCTCCTCGCAGGCGTGCTCACGGGCGAGCTCAGGGACGGCGTGATCCGCGCGCTCGCCAAGCAGCTCGACTACGCCGAGTACGGGGGCGCACCGCTCCTCGGCGTCAACGGCGTCGTCATCATCGCGCACGGGAGCTCCTCGGCCAAGGCCATCAGGAACGCCGTCGACGTGGCCGCGCGGTTCGTGGACATCGATCTCGACGGGAAGATCGTGGACTCCATCGGAAAGGTGGCCGCGGGCGATGACAGATAG
- a CDS encoding FAD-dependent oxidoreductase, producing MASTTITLNGNEVSVDAGATILDAARAHGVEIPTLCQDPQLEPFGSCWLCVVRVEGLRRYVPSCATRVAPGMRVWTDTDDVRAVRTMALELLLSNHRGDCVAPCQAECPASVDVQGYIALIAQGQYREAAKLVKKVNPFPLSIGRVCPRPCEKECRRSALEGPVGIDYLKRFAADWDAGHENAYVPQAAPPTGKRVAAVGAGPASLTAAYYLAQRGHAVTVFEALPAAGGALRYGIPEYRLPKAVLDREVGLITALGIEIEHGKALGRDFTISDLFARGFDAVFLGIGAVASRKMDVAGEDLPGVWAGTEFLTDVALGKPVRIGRRVAIVGGGNTAIDAARTCVRLGAEKVTVVYRRSRKEMPAWDVEVEAARHEGVEMHFLAAPTAIQGERACGLVTCVRMELGEPDASGRRRPVVVKGSEFTVEADTVIAAIGQFPDLSALKGTAAKDPDSPEARIALTTWGTIVADEHSMVTSVPGVFAGGDVVNGAATAIEAIAHGGRAAAAIDRHLRGEDVSFRAPSFNIAKERWDALPAAELPVVEPRERQPMPELGAAERVSNFEEVELGYTEEQARAEAARCLECGCVSVFDCELRRYAAEYGASADAFDGEALRRAPDDRHPFIRIEPEKCILCARCVRVCEDVQGASALGFFRRGFATRMTPALDAALAETTCEACGQCVTTCPTAALTAKADAPKPGPWDLEKHRSVCGFCGTGCAVGYNTVGGKLAIVSPGDENLCVRGRFGFTAASERLTVPLVRRGRALAEAGWDEALEAVARGLGDAARRGDGVALFGSPRLTNEEAWTLKALARPVLGGAAVASFGLALEERAFGALRSAFGRAASTASYDDLAAADVIVLLDSDIAEEQTVAAIAVRRAVRRGARLVVVSAKDTRMARLAGTRLSVERSAIGRLLATAVAGLLDAGRGAELAGVEGLRRAVSALAKRGGDGDAAALSEALSAPGRAVLVANAAAFDPATVERDAALAVALCALAGKARGGGSGILFLRMRANGQGLSDLGFQATAGSLVEDMERGRVRAALIVGEDPVAGAADPRRVAAALSRLEFLAVVDAVPTETTALATVVLPGSAFAEVGGSYTNSERRVRPLRAALPPPGGLTTLEAIGGIARAVGAPAAGGCPADVRALMAADLADIGFPADLGPDGRRLPFDGPAPPDGRVRVEVPEAAAPGMVFDPRFSDALETLLARRARDLGLRAHVVRPWRVSP from the coding sequence GTGGCATCCACGACGATCACGCTGAACGGGAACGAGGTCTCCGTCGATGCCGGCGCGACGATCCTCGACGCGGCGCGGGCGCACGGCGTCGAGATCCCGACGCTGTGCCAGGACCCGCAGCTCGAGCCGTTCGGGTCGTGCTGGCTCTGCGTCGTCCGCGTCGAGGGCCTGCGCCGCTACGTCCCGTCGTGTGCCACGCGCGTCGCCCCCGGCATGAGGGTGTGGACCGACACGGACGACGTTCGCGCCGTGCGGACGATGGCCCTCGAGCTTCTGCTCTCCAACCACCGCGGCGACTGCGTCGCGCCGTGCCAGGCCGAGTGCCCCGCGAGCGTGGACGTCCAGGGCTACATCGCGCTCATCGCGCAGGGGCAGTACCGCGAGGCGGCGAAGCTCGTCAAGAAGGTCAACCCGTTCCCGCTCTCGATCGGGCGCGTGTGCCCGCGGCCGTGCGAGAAGGAGTGCCGGCGCAGCGCCCTCGAGGGCCCGGTCGGCATCGACTACCTCAAGCGGTTCGCCGCCGACTGGGACGCCGGGCACGAGAACGCCTACGTCCCGCAGGCTGCGCCGCCGACCGGCAAGCGCGTGGCCGCGGTGGGAGCGGGGCCGGCGAGCCTCACGGCCGCGTACTACCTCGCGCAGCGGGGGCACGCCGTCACGGTGTTCGAGGCGCTGCCGGCCGCCGGCGGCGCGCTGCGCTACGGCATACCGGAGTACAGGCTCCCGAAGGCGGTGCTCGACCGGGAGGTCGGGCTCATCACCGCGCTCGGGATCGAGATCGAGCACGGAAAGGCGCTCGGACGCGACTTCACGATCTCCGACCTCTTCGCACGCGGGTTCGACGCCGTCTTCCTCGGCATCGGCGCCGTGGCGAGCCGGAAGATGGACGTGGCCGGCGAGGACCTGCCGGGCGTGTGGGCCGGCACCGAGTTCCTCACCGACGTCGCCCTCGGCAAGCCGGTGAGGATCGGCAGGCGGGTCGCGATCGTCGGGGGCGGGAACACGGCCATCGACGCCGCCAGGACCTGCGTCCGGCTGGGGGCCGAGAAGGTCACCGTCGTGTACCGGCGCTCCAGGAAGGAGATGCCGGCGTGGGACGTCGAGGTGGAGGCGGCCCGGCACGAGGGCGTCGAGATGCACTTCCTCGCGGCGCCGACCGCCATCCAGGGCGAGCGCGCGTGCGGGCTCGTCACCTGCGTCCGCATGGAGCTGGGTGAGCCAGACGCCAGCGGACGGCGGCGGCCGGTCGTGGTGAAGGGGTCGGAGTTCACCGTCGAGGCGGACACCGTCATCGCCGCCATCGGCCAGTTCCCCGACCTCTCCGCGCTCAAGGGCACCGCGGCGAAGGACCCGGACTCGCCGGAGGCGAGGATCGCCCTCACGACGTGGGGCACCATCGTGGCGGACGAGCACTCGATGGTCACCTCGGTGCCGGGTGTGTTCGCGGGCGGCGACGTGGTGAACGGGGCGGCGACGGCCATCGAGGCCATCGCGCACGGCGGCAGGGCCGCGGCGGCCATCGACCGCCACCTGCGCGGCGAGGACGTCTCGTTCCGCGCGCCGTCGTTCAACATCGCGAAGGAGCGTTGGGACGCTCTGCCGGCGGCCGAGCTTCCGGTCGTCGAGCCGAGAGAGCGGCAGCCGATGCCCGAGCTTGGGGCCGCGGAGCGCGTGTCGAACTTCGAGGAGGTCGAGCTCGGCTACACGGAGGAGCAGGCGCGCGCCGAGGCGGCGCGCTGCCTCGAGTGCGGCTGCGTCTCGGTCTTCGACTGCGAGCTCCGGCGGTACGCCGCCGAGTACGGGGCGTCGGCCGACGCGTTCGACGGCGAGGCGCTGCGCCGGGCGCCCGACGACCGTCATCCGTTCATCAGGATCGAGCCCGAGAAGTGCATCCTCTGCGCGCGCTGCGTGCGCGTCTGCGAGGACGTGCAGGGCGCCTCGGCGCTCGGGTTCTTCCGCAGGGGCTTCGCCACCCGGATGACGCCCGCGCTCGACGCAGCGCTCGCGGAGACGACGTGCGAGGCGTGCGGGCAGTGCGTGACCACCTGCCCGACGGCCGCGCTGACCGCGAAGGCCGACGCGCCGAAGCCGGGCCCGTGGGACCTCGAGAAGCACCGCTCGGTCTGCGGCTTCTGCGGCACGGGCTGCGCGGTCGGCTACAACACCGTCGGGGGAAAGCTCGCGATCGTCTCTCCCGGGGACGAGAACCTGTGCGTCCGCGGCCGCTTCGGGTTCACGGCGGCGTCGGAGAGGCTCACGGTCCCGCTCGTGCGGCGCGGCCGGGCGCTCGCCGAGGCCGGCTGGGACGAGGCGCTCGAGGCGGTCGCGCGGGGCCTCGGCGACGCCGCCCGAAGGGGCGACGGCGTCGCGCTCTTCGGCTCGCCGCGCCTGACGAACGAGGAGGCCTGGACGCTCAAGGCGCTGGCGCGGCCCGTCCTCGGGGGCGCCGCCGTCGCCTCCTTCGGGCTCGCGCTCGAGGAGCGCGCCTTCGGCGCGCTCCGGAGCGCGTTCGGCCGCGCCGCCTCGACCGCGTCGTACGACGACCTCGCGGCCGCCGACGTCATCGTGCTCCTCGACTCCGACATCGCCGAGGAGCAGACGGTCGCGGCCATCGCCGTGCGCAGGGCGGTCAGACGCGGCGCGCGCCTTGTGGTCGTCTCGGCGAAGGACACGCGCATGGCGCGGCTCGCGGGGACCCGGCTCAGCGTCGAGCGCTCGGCCATCGGGCGGCTCCTCGCGACCGCGGTCGCCGGGCTCCTCGACGCGGGGCGAGGCGCCGAGCTCGCCGGCGTTGAAGGTCTTCGAAGGGCTGTCTCGGCGCTCGCCAAGCGAGGGGGCGACGGGGACGCGGCGGCTCTCTCCGAGGCGCTCTCGGCGCCCGGCCGCGCGGTGCTCGTCGCGAACGCCGCCGCGTTCGACCCGGCGACCGTCGAGCGGGACGCGGCGCTCGCGGTGGCGCTGTGCGCCCTCGCGGGGAAGGCGCGCGGCGGCGGGTCGGGCATCCTCTTCCTGAGGATGCGCGCCAACGGACAGGGGCTCTCGGACCTGGGGTTCCAGGCCACGGCGGGCTCGCTCGTCGAGGACATGGAGCGCGGTCGCGTCCGCGCCGCGCTCATCGTGGGGGAGGACCCGGTCGCCGGCGCGGCGGACCCGCGTCGCGTCGCGGCCGCCCTGTCGAGGCTCGAGTTCCTCGCCGTCGTGGACGCCGTCCCGACCGAGACGACGGCCCTGGCGACGGTCGTCCTTCCCGGATCGGCGTTCGCGGAGGTGGGCGGGAGCTACACCAACAGCGAGCGGCGCGTGCGCCCGCTGCGCGCGGCGCTCCCGCCGCCCGGCGGCCTCACGACGCTCGAGGCGATCGGCGGGATCGCGCGGGCGGTCGGCGCGCCCGCCGCGGGCGGCTGCCCGGCGGACGTGCGCGCGCTGATGGCCGCGGACCTCGCGGACATCGGCTTCCCGGCGGACCTCGGTCCCGACGGCCGGCGTCTGCCCTTCGACGGACCGGCGCCGCCGGACGGGCGCGTGCGCGTCGAGGTGCCGGAGGCGGCGGCGCCCGGCATGGTCTTCGATCCGCGTTTCAGCGACGCGCTCGAGACGCTGCTCGCGCGGCGCGCGAGAGACCTCGGCCTGCGCGCCCACGTGGTCCGACCCTGGCGAGTTTCGCCTTGA
- the nuoE gene encoding NADH-quinone oxidoreductase subunit NuoE produces MERRDCACVDAERLAVVDEVVAARGTAPGSLIPILQDVQARVGYLPPAVLARIGERAGVPAAQVHGVASFYSQFRLEPVGRRIIKVCHGTACHVQGATAITEALCDELAVKDGGTTADGEYTVSSVACLGCCSLAPVMMIEEGTYGRLTPEAARKVVRKRGK; encoded by the coding sequence ATGGAGCGCAGAGACTGCGCCTGCGTTGATGCCGAGCGCCTTGCCGTCGTGGACGAGGTCGTCGCGGCGCGCGGCACCGCCCCCGGGTCGCTCATCCCGATCCTCCAGGACGTCCAGGCGCGCGTGGGCTACCTGCCGCCGGCCGTCCTCGCCCGGATCGGCGAGCGCGCGGGCGTTCCGGCGGCGCAGGTCCACGGGGTCGCGAGCTTCTACTCGCAGTTCAGGCTCGAGCCGGTCGGCAGGCGCATCATCAAAGTCTGCCACGGCACCGCGTGCCACGTGCAGGGCGCGACGGCGATCACCGAGGCGCTGTGCGACGAGCTCGCCGTGAAGGACGGGGGCACGACCGCGGACGGCGAGTACACGGTCTCGTCGGTCGCATGCCTCGGGTGCTGCAGCCTCGCCCCCGTGATGATGATCGAGGAGGGCACGTACGGCCGGCTCACCCCGGAGGCGGCGCGGAAGGTCGTGAGGAAGCGGGGGAAGTAG
- the rpmF gene encoding 50S ribosomal protein L32 → MALPKRRHSRARGRKRRTNDKVAKPQASACPSCGEPKLPHRMCPHCGTYKGREIVAADKEKKESVKTAKKKSPLGWKR, encoded by the coding sequence ATGGCACTTCCCAAGCGAAGACACTCGAGGGCGCGCGGCCGGAAGCGCAGGACGAACGACAAGGTCGCCAAGCCCCAGGCCTCGGCCTGCCCCTCCTGCGGCGAACCCAAGCTCCCCCACCGGATGTGCCCGCACTGCGGCACGTACAAGGGCCGGGAGATCGTCGCCGCGGACAAGGAGAAGAAGGAGAGTGTCAAGACCGCCAAGAAGAAGTCCCCACTCGGCTGGAAGCGCTGA